CGGTCAGATAGGACACGATGGGCTGCGCGGCGGCGGCGGCAGCCGTCGACCCCCCTCCGGTCCACTGCTCGGTGGTCAGCAACGAGATGATCGACTCCCACTGGGTGGCCGTGGCGCTCACTTCGGCGGCCAGGTTGGCGTACGCCGTCGCGGCGGCCATCAGCGGCGCGGAGCCCGCACCCGCATACATGAGCGACGAGGTGACCTCTGGTGGTATCGCTGAAAAGTCAAGCACCATTTGTTATTCCGCTCCCTTTGCCTGTTCGGATTCGACGTCTATCGGGATGAGCGTGAGCGCCTAGACCGCGGTCGGCTTCGGCATGACGATCGGCTTGACGCCGTAGCGCGGCGCGCCGAAGCCGGCGCCGTTGCGCCCCATCGCGCCGACTCCCGGCATGCCCGGTACCACCGTTCCCGTCCCGGCCTGCGGCGCGGCGGCGGTCCAGCCGACGGTCTGCAGCGGCGCGGCGCTCGACCCCGCCACCGGGGTGGAACCGGCCCAACTCGGCGGCACCGAGAGCTTGTTGACCATGGTCGCCTGGCCCATCGCGGCGGTCGGCACCGCGCCCACGCCCGCCACGCCGCCCACACCGACGCTGGCCGGGGCGGTATCGGTGGCCAGGTCCGCCGCGGCGGCCGCACCGGCGTCGGCGGACGTGTCCAGCAGGCCGCCACCGGCGAGGCCGAGCAGGTTCGACGTGGCCGAGGACCAGTTCCCGATGCCGATGTTGCCGATATTGGCGGTGTTGCTCGAGAGGCCGAATATGCCACCGAGACCGCCGCTGGACTGGCCGTTGTAGCCGAGCAGCCAGGCGAGGATGTCGATCGGGTTGGATCCCACGCCCGAGGAGGTGCCGGAATCCGCGGCGTCCAATGCTTGGATGGCGGCCTGGCTGGCGTTTACGGCCTCGGTGTCGCCGTAGCTGTTGGAGCTGATGCCCAGGGTCTGCGAATACTGCTCGAGGAGCGCCTGCGCCTCGGCGGCGATCGTCTGGTACTGGGTGCCGTACGCCGAGAAGATGGCTGCCTGCTGGGCCGACACCGGGTCGGCGGCGGCGGGGGCGATGACGGTCGTCGCCGACGCGGCGCCGGTGTTTTGGGCTGCCAGGTTGCTGTTGATTCCGGACAGCAACGTCTCCGCGGCTAGCATTTCTTCAGTCTGTGTTGTCAGAAACGACATCTGTTGCTCCTATGCTGAACGAGCCGATCCCCGGTGTGGATCGCTGTGTGTTCACGTAACGGCCGCTGTGCGTTGGCGTAACGCTAGCGAGCCACAACTCCACATTCCCCACCCAATGAGCTGGGGTTACAGTCGTTTACGGCTTCTTAACGACAAGGGCGGCAGTTTTAACAAGACCCTGTCGGGCGACATCGGGACGTCATCTGAGTGCGGGCGCCGGGAAGGCGAAATCGCGCGCGGCGCGCGGATATTAATCGATGGGTATGGGCCCCGCATCTTTGACATCTGGCAAATACCGGCCGGGATGCGATGCCGCGCGTCGCGGTTTCACGCGCTAGATTCGCCGCCGGGCCCCCATAGCCCAATTGGCAGAGGCAGCGGACTTAAAATCCGCCAAGTGTCGGTTCGAGTCCGACTGGGGGCACCGATTGTGTGCAGTTCGGCTGGCCCACGTGATCCGGCGGCCGTGTCGCGCCGAACACCTGCGGGACGCGGATGCACCCGACGATTTGTCCTGACTTGGCTCACGATTCGTGATTCGCGGTGATTGCTGCCGATAGACGTGTTGCTTTCCGGCGAGCGGGATCCGACGGCCCCGGTTTTGTCGGTGGTCGCTGCGATGATGGCGTTATGTCTTCGATCGCATCTGTTGACGCCGAGGTGGTGACTGCGAGCGACCGCCTTGAGGTGTTGTTCGAGGAGTTGGCGGAGTTGGCCGGTCAGCGCAATGCGATTGATGGGCGCATCGTGGAGATCGTGGCCGAGATCGATCGCGACCAATTGTGCGGTGTGACCGGTGCGCGGTCGGTGCCGGCGTTGGTGGCCTGGAAGCTGGGCTGCTCGTCGGGCAATGCCCACACGATCAGCACCATCGCTGGCCGGCTGGAGGAGTTTCCCCGCTGCGCCGCGGGGCCTGGCCCAGGGTCGGCTGTCGGCTGATCAGGTGGGGGTGATCGCCGCACACGCGGGCCAGGGATCTGATGACCATTACGCCCAACTGGCCGCGGTCGCCACGGTCAATCAGCTGCGCACCGCGGTCAAGCTGGAGCCGCGTCCTGACCCCGACCCGCGTCCCGAGCGTGAGCGGTCGTTTATCGCGACCGCCACCGAGCAGGGGGCGTGTTATCGGATCACCCTGGGTCACGTGGATGCCGCGACGTTCGACACCGCGTTGGCCTCGCATCGTGACGCGCTCATCGCCGAATGGAAGCGCGACCACGGCAACGGCGACCGCGCCGGTGATCAGGTGCCGCCGGTGCCGGGCACGGCCGAGGCGTTCATGCGCCTGATCGAAGCGGGATGGGACGCCGAGGCCACCCGCCGCCCCCACGGGCAGCACACCACCGTGGTGGCCCACCTCGATGTCGCCCAGCGCGCGGCCGCGCTGCATCTGGGTCCGCTGCTGCCCGACGCCGAACGCCGCTACCTGACCTGTGATGCCACCTGTGAAGTCTGGTTCGAGCGCCACGGCGAGCCCATCGGCGCCGGCCGGGCAACCCGGGTGATCAACCGGCGCCTGCGCCGCGCCCTCGAGCACCGCGACCGCATGTGCGCGATACCCGGGTGCGGCGCCACCCGCGGTCTGCACGCCCACCACATCCGGCACTGGGAAGACGGCGGCCCCACCGAGTTGGCCAACCTGGTCCTGGTCTGCCCCTATCACCACCGGCTGCACCACCGGGGCGAGATCACCCTCACCGGACCCGCGCACGCTCTCATCGTCACCGACGACACCGGCCGAATCCTGAGCCCGGGATCACTGGCACGCCCACCCACTGGGTCCCCGCCCGCGGTGGCGCCCTGCCCCGGCCCGACCGGCGAACGCGCCCACTGGTGGTGGTATGACCCCTTCCAACCCCAACCACCACCGACCAACAACTAGCCCGGCTACCGGGACTGCATCGACGCAAACATGTTGGTGCATCAAATAATTCGTTTCACACCACGGGTCACTGACGTCGGGCTGCACAAACAATCGCGCCCACCGCCAACCCGCGATCCCAAGACCTCCGCGCCGCGCAGTCAATACCCGACTGCCGGTGGCGCTCAAGCAGAGCATGTTTGCGCCCGCATTCAGCGCTGCCGAAACACGCCATGCCAAGTAAGTTGTTCGAGACCGTTGTGCGAGCCGCCACCGCGAAGGAGCCAGCGCGAAGGTGTCCGAGGATCCGCGGGCGGACCGTGTCTCCCGCCAGTACGATCGCTGGGAATATCCGCCCCCGGTAACCGATCTCGAGGCGTGGACCCAGAACCACTGGGATTGGTTCGATCCCTTCTGGACCCACCGGGTGTTATGGCCCGACCGCGCATACCGGCCGGATCTCGACATCCTCATCGCGGGTTGCGGCACATTCCAGGCGGCGGTTTTCGCCTTCATGAACCGCGCCGCCAAGGTCGTCGCGATAGACGTCAGCCGGTCGGCGTTGGATCACCAGCAGTATCTGAAGGACAAGCACCAGCTGCTGAACCTCGAACTGCACCTGCTACCCATCGAAGAGGCCCCGGCGCTGGCCCGCGATTTCGACCTCATAGTCTCCACCGGCGTCTTGCACCACATGGCGGACCCGCTCGTCGGGCTCAAAGCGCTCGGTCGCTGCCTGCGGCGCGACGGCGCGCTGGGCATCATGCTCTACGCCAAATACGGCAGGTTCGGCGTCGAGCTGCTCGAATCGGCGTTTCGCGACCTCGGGCTGTCGCAGGACGACGCGTCGGTTCAGCTGGTCAAGGAGGCGGTTGCGGCGCTGCCCGCCGACCACCCTGTCCGGCCCTACCTACAGGGCGCGCGTGACCTGATGTCCGACGGGGCGCTGGTCGACACCTTCTTGCACGCCCGCCAACGCAGCTACACCGTCGAGGAGTGCCTGGATCTGGTCGGCGACGCCGGGCTGGCGTTCCAGGGCTGGCTGCGCAATTCGCCGTATTACCCGCACGATGCGTTCGTCGCGCCGCCGGGCCCGTTCCAGTCGCTGTTGAACCAAGTCCCCGACGCCACGCTGTGGTCGGTGATGGAACGTCTGCAACCGGCCAATGCCACACATTTTTTTGTCGCCTGCCGACCCGAACGGCCGACGCAGGACTATGCACTCGACTTCTCGACGCCGGCGTCCCTCGATTACGTCCCGCTGCCGCGGACGGCATGCCTCCTGTCCGGCGACGAGATTCACCTGCCCGGCGCGAAAGTGAGGCTCACGCCGGCCCAACTGCCCTTCGTCCAGCGCGTCGACGGCCGGCGCACCATCCGGCAGATCGTCGAGTCGGTGGCCCAGGGCAGCGCGGACGACGGGGCGCAGGTGCGCGAATTCGGCCACCAGCTGTTCCGGTCGCTGTGGCGCCTCGACTTCCTGGCGATGGCGCTGAACACGACGCCGTCCGGTTAGGCCCCGAGATCGGTTGGGGGACGTGCTTTACCGCCGGACCAATACTTTGGGCCTGCCGCCGACAGCCCGGCAAACCGTCACTCATACACTGACCCAGCATGGGCATGCTGTTCGGTCTCGCGCCGTGGATTGTGTATTGGGTCCTTGTCGGAAACGTTCCTTTCGCCGCTGCCGTGCTGGTCGCGCTGGCGGTCGCCGCGGCCAGCCTGGGTCTGGGCGGGGTGACGGGCAGGCGGTGGCAGTTCTTTGACTTCGCTTCTGTCACAGCGCTTTTGATCCTCGCCGTGCTGACTTTCACGCTCAGTCAGTCGTTCCTCGAGCGGTGGATACTGACGCTGAGCAACGCCGGCATCTTGGTGGTGACGCTGATCGGGATGCTGCTCGGCAAGCCGTTTGTGGCCGAGTCCGCCGCGGCGGAACACGCTTCCGACGTCGTCAAAACCGAGCTGTTCGGGCGCGTCGTCCAGACCCTCGGCTGGGTCTGGGTCGCGACGTTCGCCGCCATGACCGTGTCGTCGGCCATCCCGTCGATCGCCCAGCGACCCGAAGGCGCGCCTTCGGCCTTGATCCTGGACACCAAGACCCCGCTGTCGTTCCTCTGCTACTGGATCATCCCGTTTGGGTTGTTGGCCCTGGCCGCGGTGGCCTCGCGGCTGCTGCCCGACCGGATGCTGGTCGGGATCGACGATGTGGCGCGGGAAACCTCGTTCGTCGCCTACGACGAGGCCACCATCGACGAGCTGTACTTCCTCGCGCAGGAACACGCCAATCGGGAGGTGGGACCCGGTAAAGAGGCGTACGCCGTCAAGGTCGGCGGGATGGGCACCCCGTTGACCGGAGACGACTCCCGCAAGTCGTGGCCATCGACGTATAAGGTGCGCGACAAGCGGCACTGAACCCCCACAAGGAGTCGTGATGAACGCGCCCAGCCCCGACGCCATCCGCGCCGAGACGATCACCATCACCGGTCACGGCGGCGACGAGATCGAGGCCTACCAGGCCGTGCCGCTCGCGCCGGGGTCGCGCGGGGGCGTCGTGTGGATTCACCACATGCCCGGCTACGACCGGGAGACCAAGGAGTTCGTTCGCCGGCTCGCGGTCAGCGGCTATCACACCGTGGCGCCGAACCTCTATTCGCGCGAGGCGCCGGGGGCCGCGCCCGACGACGCGGCCGCAGCGGCGCGCGCGGCCGGCGGGGTGCCTGACGAGCGACTGGTCGGCGATGTCGCGGGCGCCGTCGAGCAGCTGCGCGGCCTGCCGGGGGCCAACGGCAAGGTCGGTGTCATCGGGCACTGCTCGGGCGGGCGGCACGCCTACCTGGCGGCATCCTCGCTGCCCTTCGACGCGGCGGTTGACTGCTACGGCGCCTTCATCGTCGAGGATCCGCCCGAAGGCATGCCCAAAACCATGCGGCCGATACTGAATCTGGCCGCCGACCTGAGCTGCCCGCTGCTGGGCCTGTTCGGGCGCGAGGACCGATTCCCCGCCCCCGAAGGCGTGGCCACCCTGGACGCCGAACTCACCCGACTGAACAAGCCGCACGAGTTTCACTCCTACGAGGGGGCGGGGCACTCCTTCTTCTCCGTCGACCGGCCCGCATACCGGCCGGAGGCGGCGGTGGACGGGTGGCGGCGCATCGACGAGTTTTTCGGCACCCACCTGAAAGGTTAGGTACGGCCATGTGCACCTATCTCACTGAACACGTCGAGATCGACGGCAGCGGCAAGGGCGCCACCGGGTGGTTCGGCGCCGACAGGGCGACCGTGTACGTCGACCACCCCGTCCACGCACCCTACGGCCACACGGTCAACATCGACGTGATCAACCCGCAGCTCGGTCCATCGGCGCGGGTGGCCCTGGAACTCACCGAGGAAAGCGCCCTGGCGCTGGCCGACGCCATCCACAAAGCGATCGCCCACGCACCGGCCGGGCTGGCCTCCAAAGATCAATAGGCCGAACATGACTGACTATCCGCAGATGGCCGCCGCCCGAGGCAGGATCGAACCCGCGCCCCGCCGCGTGCGCGGTTTTCTGGGCGACACGCTGGTCTTCGACACCACCGCCGCCCGATACGTGTGGGAGGTCCCCTACTACCCGCAGTACTACATCCCGCTGGCCGATGTCCGTTCCGAGTTCCTGCGCGACGAAAACCACGCCCAGACAGTGCAATTCGGTCCGTCGAGGCTGTACTCCCTGGCGGCCGGCGGCCAGACGCACGAGTCGGCCGCGCGGGTGTTCGACGCCGACAGCGACAGCCCTCTGGCGGGCACGGTGCGGTTCGAATGGAATCCGTTGCGCTGGTTCGAAGAAGACGAGCCGATCTACGGTCACCCGCGCAACCCCTATGCGCGCGTCGACGCGCTGCGCTCACACCGACACGTCCGGGTAGAACTCGACGGAATCACCTTGGCGGACACCCGGTCTCCCGTCTTGCTGTTCGAAACCGGCTTACCCACAAGGTATTACATCGACCCCACCGACGTCGACTTCGAGCACCTGCAACCCAGCGCCACAGAGACGTTGTGCCCGTACAAGGGAACGACGTCGGGCTATTGGTCGGTGCGGGTGGGCGACATCGTGCACGAGGACCTGGCGTGGACCTACCACTACCCGCTGCCCGCGGTCGGTCAGATCGCCG
The sequence above is drawn from the Mycobacterium marseillense genome and encodes:
- a CDS encoding PPE family protein, SVP subgroup — its product is MSFLTTQTEEMLAAETLLSGINSNLAAQNTGAASATTVIAPAAADPVSAQQAAIFSAYGTQYQTIAAEAQALLEQYSQTLGISSNSYGDTEAVNASQAAIQALDAADSGTSSGVGSNPIDILAWLLGYNGQSSGGLGGIFGLSSNTANIGNIGIGNWSSATSNLLGLAGGGLLDTSADAGAAAAADLATDTAPASVGVGGVAGVGAVPTAAMGQATMVNKLSVPPSWAGSTPVAGSSAAPLQTVGWTAAAPQAGTGTVVPGMPGVGAMGRNGAGFGAPRYGVKPIVMPKPTAV
- a CDS encoding HNH endonuclease signature motif containing protein, which encodes MCAIPGCGATRGLHAHHIRHWEDGGPTELANLVLVCPYHHRLHHRGEITLTGPAHALIVTDDTGRILSPGSLARPPTGSPPAVAPCPGPTGERAHWWWYDPFQPQPPPTNN
- a CDS encoding class I SAM-dependent methyltransferase translates to MSEDPRADRVSRQYDRWEYPPPVTDLEAWTQNHWDWFDPFWTHRVLWPDRAYRPDLDILIAGCGTFQAAVFAFMNRAAKVVAIDVSRSALDHQQYLKDKHQLLNLELHLLPIEEAPALARDFDLIVSTGVLHHMADPLVGLKALGRCLRRDGALGIMLYAKYGRFGVELLESAFRDLGLSQDDASVQLVKEAVAALPADHPVRPYLQGARDLMSDGALVDTFLHARQRSYTVEECLDLVGDAGLAFQGWLRNSPYYPHDAFVAPPGPFQSLLNQVPDATLWSVMERLQPANATHFFVACRPERPTQDYALDFSTPASLDYVPLPRTACLLSGDEIHLPGAKVRLTPAQLPFVQRVDGRRTIRQIVESVAQGSADDGAQVREFGHQLFRSLWRLDFLAMALNTTPSG
- a CDS encoding dienelactone hydrolase family protein — protein: MNAPSPDAIRAETITITGHGGDEIEAYQAVPLAPGSRGGVVWIHHMPGYDRETKEFVRRLAVSGYHTVAPNLYSREAPGAAPDDAAAAARAAGGVPDERLVGDVAGAVEQLRGLPGANGKVGVIGHCSGGRHAYLAASSLPFDAAVDCYGAFIVEDPPEGMPKTMRPILNLAADLSCPLLGLFGREDRFPAPEGVATLDAELTRLNKPHEFHSYEGAGHSFFSVDRPAYRPEAAVDGWRRIDEFFGTHLKG
- a CDS encoding DUF6295 family protein, producing the protein MCTYLTEHVEIDGSGKGATGWFGADRATVYVDHPVHAPYGHTVNIDVINPQLGPSARVALELTEESALALADAIHKAIAHAPAGLASKDQ
- a CDS encoding DUF427 domain-containing protein; protein product: MTDYPQMAAARGRIEPAPRRVRGFLGDTLVFDTTAARYVWEVPYYPQYYIPLADVRSEFLRDENHAQTVQFGPSRLYSLAAGGQTHESAARVFDADSDSPLAGTVRFEWNPLRWFEEDEPIYGHPRNPYARVDALRSHRHVRVELDGITLADTRSPVLLFETGLPTRYYIDPTDVDFEHLQPSATETLCPYKGTTSGYWSVRVGDIVHEDLAWTYHYPLPAVGQIAGLIAFYNEKLDIVVDGATSTRPQTQFS